Proteins from one Canis aureus isolate CA01 chromosome 20, VMU_Caureus_v.1.0, whole genome shotgun sequence genomic window:
- the MGST2 gene encoding microsomal glutathione S-transferase 2 isoform X1: MFRAQQNCVEFYPIFLVTLWMAGWYFNQVFATCLGLVYIYARHQYFWGYSEAAKKRITGFRLSLGCLALLTVLGALGIANSFLDEYLDLNVIKKLRHF, translated from the exons acaaaactgtgtggagttttaCCCCATATTTCTGGTTACATTGTGGATGGCTGGATGGTATTTCAATCaag TTTTTGCTACTTGTCTCGGTCTGGTGTACATATACGCCCGTCACCAGTATTTCTGGGGATATTCAGAAGCAGCTAAGAAAAG GATCACCGGTTTCCGGCTGAGTCTGGGGTGTCTGGCCTTGCTGACAGTCCTGGGAGCCTTGGGGATTGCAAACAGCTTTCTGGATGAATACCTGGACCTCAATGTCATCAAGAAACTGAGACACTTCTAA